Genomic DNA from Niabella ginsenosidivorans:
TATTATACAGGCAGAGAGGTTCTCTACAGCAACCTTATGAACCGGCCACCTCGTGCATACAGCTGTTTTGTGGCATTATTTCAGTTTCCAAATTTTCTTAAAAAAAAAGCTCCGGGCTTTGGGGGTAGGTCTTCTTTTATGTCCCTATCATATAAAGGAACGTTAAATATCGTCACTTAAAAAAATGATCAGCGCGGAGGAACTTTTAAAAATTATTGAGCGTATTCAAAACAATACGGCTTCTGAAGAAGAGCTGCGCATTTACAATGCCTGGTGCAATTTACAGCAACAGCCAGACAAACAAATGCCTTCAGAGGCATTTACTCAAAAACAAGGGGCATTATTTCGCAAAATAAACAAACTGATTAACAGAAAAAGAAATGTGACCCGGTTGTGGGCGGGTATTGCAGCGGCAATTATTCTGATTGCTGTTTTGCCTGCTACTATTAAACTGCTAAAGTCCCCGGCCAGTGACCACAGCCAGATGGCAGCGGCTCCCGAACGGGATATAGCACCGGGAATAAACAGCGCAACATTGATTTTGTCAAATGGGCGCAGAATCACTCTGGCTGCAGGAATGCAGGGCAAGTTAGCAGAAGAATCAGGCACTGAAATTATCAGGACATCGGACAGCACTGTTCTTTATAAGAACTTTATGTCTATGCCGGCAAATAGCAACGGGGCAATTGCATATAATACACTTACTACTGCCAGGGCGCAACAATACCAGCTAGTACTTCCGGACGGATCAAAAATATGGCTTAATGCGGCAACATCAGTCAGGTTTCCGGTAAGTTTTTCAGGATTAAAAGAACGCAGGGTAGAACTGGATGGAGAGGCCTATTTTGAAGTAGCCAAGGATGCTTCCAAACCCTTTATTGTACACTCAAGACAGCAGGATATAAAAGTGCTGGGCACGCATTTTAATGTAAATAGTTATGCAGATGAATCAGAAGCAAGAACAACTTTATTAGAAGGGTCAGTAAATATAAACGGAAAACTAACATTGAGACCGGGAGAACAGGCAAAGCTGGATAGAGAAGGCAAAATTGAGATTGCAAAGGTTAAAACAACGGCTTCCAT
This window encodes:
- a CDS encoding FecR family protein, producing the protein MISAEELLKIIERIQNNTASEEELRIYNAWCNLQQQPDKQMPSEAFTQKQGALFRKINKLINRKRNVTRLWAGIAAAIILIAVLPATIKLLKSPASDHSQMAAAPERDIAPGINSATLILSNGRRITLAAGMQGKLAEESGTEIIRTSDSTVLYKNFMSMPANSNGAIAYNTLTTARAQQYQLVLPDGSKIWLNAATSVRFPVSFSGLKERRVELDGEAYFEVAKDASKPFIVHSRQQDIKVLGTHFNVNSYADESEARTTLLEGSVNINGKLTLRPGEQAKLDREGKIEIAKVKTTASIAWQKGYFEFNDENVYEIMRKISRWYDVEVIYEGTIPLDKMEGTVSRFQQVSKVLSIMQATGLLKFRIEEKRIYVSRG